GGGCGATGGTGCGGACCGACGGCCCGCTCCCCGGTGACTGGCAGGTCGCCGAGCCCAGCCTGGAGGAAGTGCTGCTGGCGCACCTGCGCTCGCCGGACGCACCCCCGCTGTACACACCCGGCGCGCGGATCGAGAACGAGGGGACCAGGACCGCATGACCACCACCCTGACCGGCACACCGACCGCACGCACCGCCCGTCCGAGGCTGCTGCGCGGACTGACCTGGCTGGTCCTGCGTCAGCACCGGACCACGTTGTGCTGCGTCCTGGCCCTGACCGTCCTCGGCTCGCTCTGGATCGTCTACCAGCGCGCCCGGCTGATCGACGTGCTCGACGCCGGGGGCTGGCCCGAGAAGTCCGTGCCACTGCCCGTGGTGGGCGAGGCCTACGGGAGCCTCACCTCCCTGCTGGCCCTGCTGCCTGGCGTGCTCGCCGTGTTCCTCGGCGCGCCGCTGATCGCCGCCGACCAGGAGCAGGGCACCGCACAGCTCGTCACCACGCAGTCCGTGACGCGCCGCCGCTGGGTCCTCGCGAAGCTCGGCTGGTGCCTCCTGATCACCCTGGTGGCCTGCTCGGTGCTCTCCGCGGTCTTCACCTGGTGGTGGCGGCCCTACCGTTCGGTCCTCGGCGACAACTGGATGGACGCCGCGGTCTTCGACACCACCGGTCCCGTCCTGCCCGCGCTCGCCCTGTTCCTCACCGCGGCCGGATTCACGATCGGCATCCTGCTGCGCCGGGTCCTGCCCTCCATGGTCGTCACCTTCGGCTTCGCCGTGGTCGCGCAGACCGCCTGGGGTATGTTCCGGGACCGCCTGGGCACACCGCGCACGATCACGTACCCGCTGGACGGCGACATGCCCGCGGGCCTGGACGACGCGTACGAAGTGGACCGCTGGGTCGGCAGCGCCGACGGCCAGCTGTACGGATGGGGCTCCTGCGCCGAGGCGACCGAGAAGGCCACGAACGCCTGCATCGAGGAGCTGGGCATCGTCGACAACGTCTTCCAGTACCTCGACTACGGCCAGATGTCCGCCATGCAGTGGACCGGCGCCGGCGTCCTGCTGGCCGGCACCGCCGCGCTGACCGCCTTCGCCCTGTGGTGGACGTCCCGGCGTCCCCTGTAGGGCCGGGCCCGTCCTCTACGTAAAATGTCACTCATCGAGCGGAAGGTGATGCCCG
The DNA window shown above is from Streptomyces sp. Alt3 and carries:
- a CDS encoding ABC transporter permease, which gives rise to MTTTLTGTPTARTARPRLLRGLTWLVLRQHRTTLCCVLALTVLGSLWIVYQRARLIDVLDAGGWPEKSVPLPVVGEAYGSLTSLLALLPGVLAVFLGAPLIAADQEQGTAQLVTTQSVTRRRWVLAKLGWCLLITLVACSVLSAVFTWWWRPYRSVLGDNWMDAAVFDTTGPVLPALALFLTAAGFTIGILLRRVLPSMVVTFGFAVVAQTAWGMFRDRLGTPRTITYPLDGDMPAGLDDAYEVDRWVGSADGQLYGWGSCAEATEKATNACIEELGIVDNVFQYLDYGQMSAMQWTGAGVLLAGTAALTAFALWWTSRRPL